Proteins co-encoded in one Natronorubrum daqingense genomic window:
- a CDS encoding VOC family protein gives MEPRISMLTLGVTDLEASTRFYRDGLGLPEYESEGDVTFFETAGAWLALYPRTALAEDATVCADGDGFRGMSIAHNVESKRDVDTVLEEASGAGATIRKPARDTDWGGYSGYFADLDGFLWEVAWNPDMDLTG, from the coding sequence ATGGAACCCCGAATCAGCATGCTCACGTTAGGTGTGACGGACCTCGAGGCATCGACGCGGTTCTACAGAGACGGACTCGGGTTGCCAGAGTACGAGTCTGAGGGAGACGTTACGTTCTTCGAAACCGCCGGCGCGTGGCTCGCGTTGTATCCGCGAACCGCACTCGCCGAGGACGCCACCGTTTGCGCCGACGGGGACGGGTTTCGAGGAATGAGCATCGCACACAACGTCGAGTCGAAACGGGACGTCGATACCGTCCTCGAGGAAGCGAGCGGCGCAGGGGCGACGATCCGTAAACCCGCTCGTGATACCGATTGGGGCGGGTACTCGGGATACTTCGCGGATCTCGACGGCTTCCTCTGGGAAGTCGCGTGGAATCCCGATATGGACCTCACGGGGTAG
- the pyrE gene encoding orotate phosphoribosyltransferase: MTNQALIDALREADAVQFGEFDLAHGDTSEYYVDKYLFETDPDCLETVAEAFAERVDADDKLAGVALGAVPLAAATSVAAGVPYVIARKQRKEYGTGNLVEGRLEDGEEVVVLEDIVTTGTSLVDAIEALREAGATVERALVVVDREEGGRENVEAADVEMESLVTASELLADRE; this comes from the coding sequence ATGACGAACCAGGCACTCATCGACGCCTTACGCGAGGCAGACGCCGTCCAGTTCGGCGAGTTCGACCTCGCCCACGGAGACACGAGCGAGTACTACGTCGACAAGTACCTCTTCGAGACCGACCCGGACTGCCTCGAGACCGTCGCCGAAGCCTTCGCCGAGCGCGTCGACGCCGACGACAAACTCGCCGGCGTCGCACTCGGTGCCGTCCCGCTCGCCGCAGCGACGAGCGTCGCAGCGGGAGTTCCCTACGTCATCGCGCGCAAGCAGCGAAAGGAGTACGGCACCGGCAATCTCGTCGAGGGACGACTCGAGGACGGCGAAGAGGTCGTCGTGCTCGAGGACATCGTCACGACAGGGACCAGCCTCGTCGACGCCATCGAAGCGCTCCGAGAGGCGGGTGCGACCGTCGAGCGTGCACTGGTCGTCGTCGACCGCGAAGAAGGCGGTCGCGAGAACGTCGAAGCCGCCGACGTCGAGATGGAGTCGCTGGTAACGGCGAGCGAGTTGCTCGCCGACCGGGAGTGA
- a CDS encoding VOC family protein yields MLTGLSWLALEVKYLERARSFYEETLELTLEGKTDSELRFSAGSTDLVLRRPDGVPRGGLHTHYAFSIPSGEYDDWWDRLSETYDLEEAEFGSSRSLYLYDPDGNCVELGQQSVDGPGIDGIFEVVLEVEALERAADLYGELGFETVDVGDDRKRVRMDGPMALELWEPHLGLADARGGVHVDLGFETDDLDAVVSAVSERVCSLERASDTTAVIRDPDGHVLTVTEA; encoded by the coding sequence ATGCTCACTGGCCTGTCCTGGCTCGCCCTCGAGGTCAAGTACCTCGAGCGAGCGCGGTCGTTCTACGAGGAGACGCTGGAATTGACGCTCGAGGGGAAAACCGACTCGGAGTTGCGGTTCTCCGCGGGATCGACCGACCTCGTTCTCAGACGCCCGGACGGCGTTCCTCGGGGCGGGTTGCACACTCACTACGCCTTCTCGATTCCGAGCGGAGAGTACGACGACTGGTGGGACCGACTGAGCGAAACCTACGACCTCGAGGAAGCCGAGTTCGGGTCGAGTCGGTCGTTGTACCTGTACGACCCGGACGGCAACTGCGTCGAATTGGGTCAACAGTCCGTCGACGGGCCGGGGATCGACGGCATCTTCGAGGTCGTTCTCGAAGTCGAAGCCCTCGAGCGCGCGGCCGACCTGTACGGCGAATTGGGCTTCGAGACCGTCGACGTGGGCGACGACCGAAAACGCGTCCGGATGGACGGGCCGATGGCCCTCGAGTTGTGGGAGCCACACCTCGGTCTCGCGGACGCGAGAGGGGGGGTTCACGTGGATCTCGGGTTCGAAACCGACGATCTGGACGCGGTGGTTTCCGCCGTCTCGGAACGGGTGTGCTCGCTCGAGCGAGCGTCCGACACGACGGCCGTTATTCGCGATCCGGACGGCCACGTGTTGACAGTCACTGAAGCGTGA
- a CDS encoding HAD family hydrolase, which translates to MMANAVLFDLDDTLYPYSPCRDAGLEAARKTAREFGYDFDRESFEDFYQTGRTEVKRELSGTAATHERFIYFKRALEELTDESRPGDALALGDAFWEAYLEEMTLFPAVEETLETLQSAGIDVAITTNLTTRIQLAKVEKLGLEPYIDLLLTSEETGREKPGSVMFTLPLARLECRPSEAVMVGDDVEADILGANAVGLETVLWNADPDEPLEGRRAPDHRIDAFEELTEVVL; encoded by the coding sequence ATGATGGCAAACGCCGTGCTCTTCGACCTCGACGACACGTTGTATCCATACTCGCCCTGCCGGGATGCGGGCCTCGAGGCGGCCCGCAAAACCGCCCGCGAGTTCGGCTACGACTTCGACCGCGAGTCGTTCGAGGACTTCTACCAGACCGGTCGCACGGAAGTCAAACGCGAACTCTCGGGAACGGCGGCTACCCACGAGCGGTTCATCTACTTCAAGCGCGCGCTCGAGGAACTTACCGACGAATCGAGACCCGGTGACGCCCTGGCGCTCGGTGACGCGTTCTGGGAGGCCTACCTCGAGGAGATGACGCTCTTCCCCGCCGTCGAGGAGACCCTCGAGACGCTGCAGTCGGCGGGAATCGACGTCGCTATCACGACCAACCTGACGACTCGAATTCAACTCGCGAAAGTCGAGAAACTGGGACTCGAGCCGTACATCGACCTCCTGCTCACCTCCGAGGAGACGGGTCGAGAGAAGCCGGGATCGGTGATGTTCACCCTGCCGCTGGCCCGACTCGAGTGTCGGCCCTCGGAAGCCGTGATGGTCGGTGACGACGTCGAAGCAGATATCCTCGGCGCGAACGCGGTCGGCCTCGAGACGGTGCTCTGGAACGCCGACCCGGACGAACCCCTCGAGGGGCGACGAGCGCCCGACCACAGGATAGATGCGTTCGAGGAACTAACGGAGGTTGTACTGTGA
- a CDS encoding alpha/beta hydrolase, translated as MTPSRAPEPHPNIKAFLEMYNSLDTPEFTEVSPQEAREMFEKLRVGGDPVCTLESVDDRTIDGPDGAIDVRIYEPGPSEDGRSGPEDGDRPLIVYFHGGGWVIGSIDTHDNTCRKLATETGYPVVSVDYRLAPEHPFPAGLTDCYAALEWAVDAAPALDADPERLVLAGDSAGGNLAASTALLSRDRDGPDVAYQLLVYPGTGDVTETAAYAENGEDYFLTTDDMTWFREHYFEHEIDQGNVYAMPRLANDLSGLPPATVVTAGFDPLRDDGAAYADRLEEAGVSVTYRNYDDMIHGFFGMISDPVNLDQAHAAYDDAVGDLRRHLE; from the coding sequence ATGACACCATCTCGCGCACCGGAGCCACACCCGAACATCAAGGCGTTCCTCGAAATGTACAACTCCCTCGACACACCGGAGTTCACCGAGGTTTCGCCACAGGAGGCTCGAGAGATGTTCGAGAAACTCCGCGTCGGCGGCGACCCCGTCTGCACGCTCGAGTCGGTCGACGACCGAACCATCGACGGCCCGGATGGAGCGATCGACGTTCGGATTTACGAACCCGGACCGAGTGAAGACGGACGCAGTGGGCCTGAAGACGGCGACCGACCGCTGATCGTCTACTTCCACGGCGGCGGTTGGGTCATCGGTAGTATCGACACGCACGACAACACCTGCCGAAAACTCGCGACGGAGACGGGGTATCCGGTCGTCAGCGTCGACTACCGCCTCGCACCCGAACACCCGTTCCCGGCGGGACTCACGGACTGTTACGCGGCGCTCGAGTGGGCGGTGGACGCAGCGCCGGCGCTCGATGCCGATCCGGAGCGACTCGTACTGGCTGGCGACAGCGCGGGCGGGAATCTGGCGGCGTCGACAGCATTGCTCTCGCGGGACCGCGACGGCCCCGACGTCGCCTATCAACTGCTTGTCTACCCCGGAACGGGCGACGTCACCGAGACGGCGGCCTACGCCGAGAACGGCGAGGATTACTTCCTCACCACCGACGACATGACTTGGTTTCGCGAACACTACTTCGAGCACGAAATCGACCAAGGGAACGTCTACGCGATGCCACGCCTCGCGAACGATCTCTCCGGACTCCCGCCGGCGACGGTCGTCACTGCCGGCTTCGATCCGCTACGCGACGACGGTGCGGCCTACGCAGATCGACTCGAGGAGGCGGGCGTCTCCGTCACCTATCGCAACTACGATGACATGATCCACGGCTTCTTCGGCATGATCTCGGATCCCGTCAACCTCGACCAGGCCCACGCGGCGTACGACGACGCCGTCGGCGACCTTCGGCGACACCTCGAGTGA
- the aglM gene encoding UDP-glucose 6-dehydrogenase AglM has product MHVSIVGSGYVGTTVAACLADLGHEVVNVEIDEEIVETINAGEAPIHESGLEERIAEHAGANLRATTDYDAVRETDVTFLCLPTPQADDGSLDLAIMQAGAESLGRALAAKDSDHLVVVKSTVLPGTTEDVVGRVLEDHAGTRVGDGLELAMNPEFLRMGTAVEDFLEPDKVVVGATNEEARATLRELYAPILEREDTDLVETDIREAELIKYANNAFLASKVSLVNELGNIAKAYGADAYEVLEAVGLDDRISAQFMRSGLGWGGSCFPKDVAALRAGAREQEYEPELLDAVVAVNDAQPRRLVDLLEKHVSGEGDESLEGSRIAVLGLSFKPGTDDVRKSRALDVIDTLHERDATVVAYDPVAVENVRSEYPTVEFAGSASDALEGADGAVVATDWPEFDELSFEGMAQRIVVDGRRIDVDESTLDAYEGLTW; this is encoded by the coding sequence ATGCACGTTTCTATCGTCGGCAGCGGCTACGTCGGAACGACCGTCGCCGCCTGCCTCGCGGATCTCGGTCACGAGGTCGTCAACGTCGAAATCGACGAGGAGATCGTCGAGACGATCAACGCCGGCGAGGCCCCGATCCACGAGTCCGGACTCGAGGAGCGAATCGCCGAACACGCGGGCGCAAACCTGCGGGCGACGACCGACTACGACGCAGTCCGCGAGACCGACGTCACCTTCCTCTGTCTCCCGACGCCACAGGCCGACGACGGGAGTCTCGACCTGGCGATCATGCAAGCCGGGGCCGAATCGCTCGGCCGTGCACTCGCCGCGAAGGACAGCGACCACCTCGTCGTGGTCAAAAGTACGGTCTTGCCAGGTACGACCGAGGACGTCGTCGGCCGGGTCCTCGAAGATCACGCCGGAACGCGAGTTGGCGACGGTCTCGAACTCGCCATGAATCCCGAGTTTCTGCGGATGGGAACGGCAGTCGAGGACTTCCTCGAGCCCGACAAGGTGGTCGTCGGAGCGACGAACGAGGAAGCCCGAGCGACGCTTCGCGAACTGTACGCCCCGATTTTAGAGCGCGAGGATACCGACCTCGTCGAGACCGACATCCGCGAAGCCGAACTCATCAAGTACGCGAACAACGCCTTCCTCGCGTCGAAAGTCTCGCTCGTGAACGAACTCGGAAACATCGCCAAGGCCTACGGTGCGGACGCCTACGAGGTGCTCGAGGCGGTCGGACTCGACGATCGAATTTCGGCCCAGTTCATGCGCTCGGGGCTCGGCTGGGGCGGTTCGTGTTTCCCGAAGGACGTCGCCGCCTTACGCGCGGGGGCACGCGAACAGGAGTACGAACCGGAACTACTCGATGCCGTCGTCGCGGTCAACGACGCCCAGCCGCGACGACTCGTCGACCTCCTCGAGAAGCACGTCTCGGGCGAAGGCGACGAGTCGCTCGAGGGGTCCCGAATCGCCGTCCTCGGGCTGTCGTTCAAGCCGGGAACTGACGATGTCCGAAAGTCGCGCGCGTTAGACGTCATCGACACGCTACACGAGCGTGACGCCACCGTCGTCGCGTACGACCCGGTTGCAGTCGAGAACGTCCGTTCCGAGTACCCGACCGTCGAGTTCGCCGGATCTGCCAGTGACGCACTCGAGGGTGCAGACGGGGCCGTCGTGGCGACAGACTGGCCGGAGTTCGACGAGCTATCGTTCGAGGGAATGGCCCAGCGAATCGTCGTCGACGGGCGGCGAATCGACGTCGACGAGTCGACGCTCGACGCATACGAGGGCCTGACCTGGTGA
- a CDS encoding ribbon-helix-helix domain-containing protein has protein sequence MTEYTTVSIPKDLADRVEDTIEGTSFQSTSDLTRFLLRSIVIQHQKQGELTEAEFEEITEQLRGLGYLE, from the coding sequence ATGACCGAATACACGACGGTGTCGATCCCGAAGGACCTCGCTGATCGCGTCGAAGACACGATCGAAGGAACCAGCTTCCAGAGCACGAGCGACCTCACACGCTTTTTGCTCCGCAGCATCGTCATCCAACACCAGAAACAGGGCGAGCTCACCGAAGCCGAGTTCGAAGAGATCACCGAACAGCTACGCGGATTAGGCTACCTCGAGTGA
- a CDS encoding MPN domain-containing protein — translation MVYITRALVDVLLDLASDADPDRVTTGVSITPAGELEGADGLPPETPVFTDFLLPNLGNAVNAVFGVDLSTPARQFQGRFVSHPVRELEVTKRDDLAQVVFVAVPPWEYGERTFAAFDRRGERHPLEVLDAHPPEQSLRG, via the coding sequence GTGGTATACATCACGCGGGCACTGGTCGACGTACTGCTCGATCTGGCGAGCGACGCCGATCCGGACCGCGTGACGACGGGCGTCTCCATCACGCCGGCAGGCGAACTCGAGGGTGCCGACGGACTCCCACCCGAGACGCCCGTGTTCACGGACTTTCTGCTCCCCAATCTGGGAAACGCCGTCAACGCCGTCTTCGGCGTCGATCTCTCGACGCCGGCCAGACAGTTTCAGGGGCGGTTCGTCTCGCACCCAGTTCGCGAACTCGAGGTGACCAAACGAGACGACCTCGCACAGGTCGTCTTCGTCGCCGTTCCGCCCTGGGAGTACGGCGAGCGGACGTTCGCCGCCTTCGACCGTCGCGGCGAGCGACACCCACTCGAGGTTCTCGACGCACATCCGCCGGAGCAGTCGCTTCGCGGGTGA
- a CDS encoding DUF5789 family protein has translation MGVRPPSNGDDDEPESVEFGIAAVDAQLRDADLSFPATKDDVAAELGHEQIAYDVHGNTVSLGEMIDRVETGEFRSRQELLNELHGPFEEYRENNSGGMFQQMRSMLPF, from the coding sequence ATGGGAGTCCGGCCACCGTCGAACGGAGACGACGACGAACCCGAGAGCGTCGAGTTCGGTATCGCTGCTGTGGACGCACAACTCAGAGACGCTGACCTCTCGTTTCCGGCGACGAAAGACGACGTCGCCGCGGAACTCGGTCACGAACAGATCGCCTACGATGTCCACGGGAACACGGTCTCACTCGGCGAGATGATCGACCGAGTAGAGACCGGAGAGTTCCGCTCGCGTCAGGAACTGCTCAACGAACTCCATGGCCCCTTCGAGGAGTACCGAGAGAACAACTCCGGTGGCATGTTCCAACAGATGCGCTCGATGCTTCCGTTCTGA
- a CDS encoding class II aldolase/adducin family protein: MILESERRQVVEHAAELAELTPARTGNLSVRESTDGDAFAITPTGVPYDSFDVAETPVVGVDGEQRDGEMAPSSEVPMHSAIYRREDVGAIVHTHSPWSTAMATAHQPLPPIHYMIVAVGKRVPVASYAPYGTDKLAENIVEAMSAADSTAAFIENHGLVVTAPDLETALENTHHVESLARLYLEIRSASLEPRPLTDEQLETVLEQFESYGQ; the protein is encoded by the coding sequence GTGATTCTCGAGTCCGAGCGCCGACAGGTTGTCGAACACGCTGCTGAACTGGCCGAACTGACCCCCGCACGAACCGGGAATCTGAGCGTCCGTGAGAGTACTGACGGCGACGCCTTCGCAATCACGCCGACTGGGGTTCCCTACGACAGTTTCGACGTCGCGGAGACGCCGGTCGTCGGCGTCGACGGCGAGCAACGCGACGGCGAGATGGCCCCCAGCAGCGAGGTTCCGATGCACAGCGCGATCTACCGACGCGAAGACGTCGGTGCCATCGTCCACACGCACTCGCCGTGGTCGACGGCGATGGCGACCGCCCACCAGCCCCTACCGCCGATTCACTACATGATCGTCGCGGTCGGGAAACGGGTTCCCGTCGCATCGTACGCCCCCTACGGAACCGACAAACTGGCTGAAAATATCGTCGAAGCCATGTCGGCGGCTGACTCGACCGCCGCGTTCATCGAAAACCACGGATTGGTCGTCACCGCACCGGATCTCGAGACCGCCCTCGAGAACACCCACCACGTCGAGAGTCTGGCACGGCTGTACCTCGAGATCAGATCGGCGAGCCTCGAGCCCCGACCCTTGACCGACGAGCAACTCGAGACGGTCCTCGAGCAGTTCGAATCGTACGGACAGTAA
- the aglJ gene encoding S-layer glycoprotein N-glycosyltransferase AglJ, with protein sequence MDDDAVRAGPNISVGDGEVIAMSQETRDISTDEVCILIPTLDEAATIGDVIDGFHDEGYTNVFVVDGDSDDETCEIARDRGAHVLVQSGNGKGQAVREALEYVNVPYVLMLDGDGTYDPADADRMLEPLSRGYEHVIGNRFADMDDDAMKALNGFGNRVINRSFRFIHGADYDDILSGYRAFTVDSFERLSLDSDGFTIETELAVECVKHGVETTVVPVSYGARPDESETNLHPVTDGGTIILALYSLAKTNNPLFYFGSLGIGGIASGGVIATYVLWRWVQYGIGHEILAMVSAAAVLLGVQLLMFGVLSDMLVTLHREQRRRLEQITRRSRQRDDD encoded by the coding sequence ATGGATGATGATGCGGTTCGCGCGGGTCCGAATATCTCCGTGGGCGACGGCGAGGTTATCGCCATGAGTCAGGAAACGCGCGACATCAGCACTGACGAGGTCTGTATCCTCATCCCGACGCTCGACGAGGCGGCCACGATCGGCGACGTTATCGACGGGTTTCACGACGAGGGATACACGAACGTCTTCGTCGTCGACGGCGACTCGGACGACGAGACGTGCGAGATCGCCCGCGACCGCGGCGCACACGTCCTCGTTCAGTCCGGAAACGGAAAGGGACAGGCAGTCCGCGAGGCGCTCGAGTACGTCAACGTCCCCTACGTGTTGATGCTCGACGGCGACGGTACGTACGATCCCGCCGACGCGGATCGCATGCTCGAGCCGCTCTCTCGGGGGTACGAGCACGTCATCGGCAACCGCTTTGCGGACATGGACGACGACGCGATGAAGGCCCTGAACGGCTTCGGCAATCGGGTGATCAACAGGTCGTTTCGGTTCATACACGGGGCCGACTACGACGATATTCTCTCGGGGTACCGCGCGTTCACCGTCGACTCGTTCGAACGGCTTTCGCTCGACTCCGACGGGTTTACGATCGAGACCGAACTCGCCGTCGAGTGCGTCAAACATGGCGTCGAGACGACGGTCGTCCCGGTCAGTTACGGCGCCAGGCCCGACGAATCGGAGACGAACCTCCACCCGGTCACAGACGGCGGCACGATCATCCTCGCGCTCTACTCGCTCGCCAAGACGAACAACCCGCTATTCTACTTCGGGAGCCTCGGGATCGGCGGAATCGCCTCCGGTGGAGTCATCGCGACGTACGTCCTCTGGCGATGGGTCCAATACGGCATCGGTCACGAAATCCTCGCGATGGTCTCGGCGGCCGCGGTGTTGTTGGGCGTGCAACTGCTCATGTTCGGCGTCCTCTCGGACATGCTCGTCACGCTCCATCGCGAACAACGCCGTCGCCTCGAGCAGATCACCCGCCGGAGTCGACAGCGCGACGACGACTAA